Proteins from a single region of Streptomyces spectabilis:
- a CDS encoding maleylpyruvate isomerase family mycothiol-dependent enzyme translates to MGNTENTGNTGSTGPGTASQQPIRSAIAAERRELADLLESLTPEQWDTPSLCAGWRVREVAAHMSLGFRYPLPRVLWQLVRAGGSLHRMTDRCARADAAAYGTAELAGFLREHAHHPWTPPVGGFASALGHDVVHGMDITVALGLDRRVPEDRVRILLDHVTVKSAKFFGADLTGVQLCADDLDWTYGSGAPLRGSGQDLLLAAFGRAVPAGRLRGERSERFTAA, encoded by the coding sequence ATGGGGAACACGGAGAACACGGGGAACACAGGGAGCACGGGGCCTGGAACCGCGTCGCAGCAGCCCATACGGTCCGCCATCGCAGCCGAGCGCCGCGAGCTGGCCGATCTCCTGGAGAGCCTGACGCCCGAGCAGTGGGACACGCCGTCGCTGTGCGCGGGCTGGCGGGTGCGCGAGGTCGCGGCACACATGTCGCTCGGCTTCCGCTATCCGCTCCCCCGCGTCCTGTGGCAGCTCGTCAGGGCGGGCGGCAGTCTGCACCGCATGACGGACCGCTGCGCCCGCGCGGACGCGGCGGCGTACGGGACCGCCGAGCTCGCCGGATTCCTGCGTGAGCACGCGCACCACCCGTGGACCCCGCCCGTCGGCGGCTTCGCCAGCGCGCTCGGCCACGACGTGGTGCACGGCATGGACATCACCGTGGCCCTCGGCCTCGACCGGCGGGTACCGGAGGACCGGGTGCGGATCCTCCTGGACCACGTCACCGTCAAGAGCGCCAAGTTCTTCGGCGCCGACCTCACCGGGGTCCAGCTCTGCGCCGACGACCTCGACTGGACGTACGGCTCCGGGGCGCCGCTGCGGGGATCCGGCCAGGACCTGCTGCTCGCCGCGTTCGGCCGCGCGGTGCCCGCGGGGCGCCTGCGCGGGGAGCGGAGCGAGCGCTTCACAGCGGCCTGA
- a CDS encoding SGNH/GDSL hydrolase family protein: protein MEINAHHTSLVALGDSFTEGMSDLLPDGGYRGWADVLAERVAARTPGFRYANLAVRGKLIGQIVDEQVDVAAGLGADVITLVGGLNDTLRPKCDMVRVRDLLEQAVETLAPSCKQLVLMRSPGRQGPVLERFRPRMEELFSHVDDLAARHGAAVVDLYGSTTLGDQRMWDVDRLHLTAEGHRRVAEAVWQTLGYAPQEDWQAPLSAAVRPSWSARRIADARFAKQHLAPWIGRRLTGRSSGDGRTGAHVDPTTGRAFWVTPADATAPGPVQAWQRVEPDPA from the coding sequence ATGGAGATCAACGCCCACCACACCAGCCTCGTCGCGCTCGGCGACTCCTTCACCGAGGGCATGTCCGACCTGCTGCCCGACGGCGGCTACCGCGGCTGGGCGGACGTCCTGGCCGAGCGCGTCGCGGCCCGCACCCCCGGCTTCCGGTACGCCAACCTCGCCGTGCGCGGCAAGCTCATCGGGCAGATCGTCGACGAGCAGGTCGACGTGGCGGCCGGGCTCGGCGCCGATGTGATCACGCTCGTGGGCGGCCTCAACGACACCCTGCGCCCCAAGTGCGACATGGTGCGCGTACGCGACCTGCTCGAACAGGCCGTGGAGACCCTCGCCCCGTCCTGCAAGCAGCTCGTCCTGATGCGCAGCCCCGGCCGCCAGGGCCCGGTCCTCGAACGCTTCCGGCCGCGCATGGAGGAGCTCTTCTCCCACGTCGACGACCTCGCGGCCCGCCACGGCGCGGCCGTCGTCGACCTGTACGGGTCGACGACGCTCGGCGACCAGCGCATGTGGGACGTGGACCGGCTGCATCTGACGGCCGAGGGGCACCGCAGGGTCGCCGAAGCGGTGTGGCAGACGCTCGGCTACGCGCCGCAGGAGGACTGGCAGGCACCCCTGTCCGCTGCCGTACGGCCCTCCTGGTCCGCGCGGCGCATCGCCGACGCCCGCTTCGCCAAGCAGCACCTGGCCCCGTGGATCGGCCGCCGTCTGACGGGCCGCTCCTCCGGCGACGGCAGGACGGGCGCCCATGTGGACCCCACCACCGGCCGCGCCTTCTGGGTCACCCCGGCCGACGCCACGGCTCCCGGCCCGGTCCAGGCCTGGCAGCGCGTGGAGCCCGACCCGGCCTGA
- the purB gene encoding adenylosuccinate lyase: MTAAPAKPRIPNVLAGRYASAELATLWSPEQKVKLERQLWLAVLRAQKDLGIEVPDTALADYERVLDQVDLASIAEREKVTRHDVKARIEEFNALAGHEHVHKGMTSRDLTENVEQLQIRLSLELVRDRTVAVLARLGRLSGEYAELVMAGRSHNVAAQATTLGKRFATAADELLVAHRRVEDLLGRYPLRGIKGPVGTAQDMLDLLGGDADKLADLERRIATHLGFDRAFTSVGQVYPRSLDYEVVTALVQLAAAPSSLAKTVRLMAGHELVTEGFKPGQVGSSAMPHKMNTRSCERVNGLTVILRGYASMTAELAGDQWNEGDVSCSVVRRVALPDAFFALDGLLETFLTVLDEFGAFPAVVARELDRYLPFLATTKVLMASVRAGVGREEAHEAIKENAVASALAMREQGAERNELLDKLAADSRIPLDRAQLDELMADKLSFTGAASDQVAAVVAQIEAVLKEHPAAAAYTPGAIL, encoded by the coding sequence GTGACTGCTGCGCCTGCTAAGCCCCGTATCCCGAACGTCCTCGCCGGGCGTTACGCCTCCGCCGAGCTCGCCACGCTCTGGTCGCCCGAGCAGAAGGTCAAGCTCGAGCGTCAGCTCTGGCTCGCCGTGCTGCGTGCGCAGAAGGACCTCGGCATCGAGGTGCCGGACACGGCGCTCGCCGACTACGAGCGGGTCCTCGACCAGGTCGACCTGGCCTCCATCGCCGAGCGCGAGAAGGTCACGCGCCACGATGTGAAGGCCCGCATCGAGGAGTTCAACGCCCTCGCCGGGCACGAGCACGTCCACAAGGGCATGACCTCCCGCGACCTCACGGAGAACGTGGAGCAGCTCCAGATCCGGCTCTCCCTCGAGCTGGTGCGGGACCGCACGGTGGCGGTGCTCGCGCGGCTCGGCCGGCTCTCCGGCGAGTACGCGGAGCTGGTCATGGCGGGCCGCTCGCACAACGTGGCCGCGCAGGCGACGACCCTCGGCAAGCGCTTCGCGACCGCCGCCGACGAGCTGCTCGTCGCCCACCGCCGCGTCGAGGACCTCCTCGGCCGCTACCCGCTGCGCGGCATCAAGGGCCCCGTCGGCACCGCGCAGGACATGCTGGACCTGCTCGGCGGCGACGCGGACAAGCTCGCCGACCTGGAGCGCCGCATCGCGACGCACCTGGGCTTCGACCGTGCCTTCACCTCCGTCGGTCAGGTCTACCCGCGCTCCCTCGACTACGAGGTCGTCACGGCGCTCGTGCAGTTGGCCGCCGCGCCGTCGTCCCTGGCGAAGACGGTCCGGCTGATGGCCGGGCACGAGCTGGTCACCGAGGGCTTCAAGCCGGGCCAGGTCGGGTCGTCCGCCATGCCGCACAAGATGAACACCCGCTCCTGCGAGCGCGTCAACGGCCTGACGGTCATCCTGCGCGGCTACGCCTCCATGACCGCCGAGCTCGCCGGCGACCAGTGGAACGAGGGCGACGTGTCCTGCTCCGTGGTCCGCCGCGTGGCCCTGCCCGACGCCTTCTTCGCGCTCGACGGGCTCCTTGAGACGTTCCTGACGGTGCTCGACGAGTTCGGCGCGTTCCCCGCCGTCGTCGCTCGAGAGCTCGACCGCTATCTACCGTTCCTCGCCACCACCAAGGTGCTGATGGCGTCGGTGCGGGCGGGTGTGGGCCGTGAGGAGGCGCACGAGGCGATCAAGGAGAACGCGGTGGCTTCCGCGCTCGCCATGCGTGAGCAGGGCGCCGAGCGCAACGAGCTCCTCGACAAGCTGGCCGCCGACTCCCGCATCCCGCTGGACCGCGCGCAGCTGGACGAGCTGATGGCCGACAAGCTGTCCTTCACCGGCGCCGCCAGCGACCAGGTCGCCGCGGTCGTCGCGCAGATCGAGGCGGTGCTCAAGGAGCACCCCGCGGCTGCTGCGTACACGCCGGGCGCCATTCTCTGA
- a CDS encoding DedA family protein codes for MDSLGAAGAGAAIALENLFPPLPSEVILPLAGFAASQGKFSLLAALLWTTAGSVAGAIALYAIGALLGRDRTVAIAARLPLVKTSDIERTEAWFGRHGTKAVFFGRMVPIFRSMISIPAGIERMPLPVFLGLTTAGSLIWNSAFVLVGHALGTRWHEVTDVVGLYSKVVLAIVALAVLAFVAVRIRKAGRGAHRARS; via the coding sequence ATGGACTCGCTCGGCGCGGCAGGCGCGGGCGCGGCCATCGCGCTGGAGAACCTCTTCCCGCCACTGCCCAGCGAAGTCATCCTGCCGCTCGCCGGATTCGCCGCGAGCCAGGGCAAGTTCAGTCTCCTCGCCGCGCTGCTGTGGACCACGGCCGGATCAGTGGCGGGAGCCATCGCTCTCTACGCCATCGGCGCGCTGCTCGGCCGCGACCGCACCGTCGCGATAGCCGCCCGCCTGCCCCTCGTCAAGACGTCCGACATAGAGAGGACGGAAGCGTGGTTCGGACGGCACGGCACCAAGGCCGTGTTCTTCGGCCGCATGGTGCCGATCTTCCGCAGCATGATCTCGATACCGGCGGGCATCGAGCGGATGCCCCTGCCCGTCTTCCTCGGCCTCACCACCGCGGGCAGCCTGATCTGGAACAGCGCCTTCGTGTTGGTCGGCCACGCCCTCGGCACCCGCTGGCACGAAGTCACCGACGTCGTCGGCCTGTACTCGAAGGTCGTCCTCGCCATCGTGGCCCTCGCCGTCCTGGCCTTCGTGGCGGTACGCATACGCAAGGCGGGCCGCGGCGCGCACCGGGCACGGAGCTGA
- a CDS encoding sensor histidine kinase, with amino-acid sequence MRSSLIRRLRVAVGVLLGFLSVVVELILTLASGLWLLLTLGRSGVGRSESGVVARAARRWADVQRRRMARWYGAEIAPPTSGASALAFVATRWPVGLLGGMVLLCALIGGGYASLLLWGWAAVDLSRWPMTMGVSGFGGLFLLFLAAQGVGAVALMDERLARHFLGPSARQRMQRRIGELAESRAGVVEAVHDERRRIERDLHDGVQQRLVALGMLLGRARRTPDPKKSAALLRQAHEESQQALVELREVAWRVYPAALDEGGLAAALETVAERAAIPVRLDCELRASPPPTAQAVAYFVAAEAVTNAVKHSGASLVTVRADGAEGVLRLRVEDDGRGGADPSGGGLLGLTRRVAALDGTFSVASPAGGPTVITAELPCV; translated from the coding sequence ATGCGAAGCTCTCTCATTCGCCGACTGCGCGTCGCCGTGGGCGTGCTGCTCGGGTTCCTCAGCGTGGTCGTCGAGCTGATCCTCACCCTGGCGTCGGGCCTCTGGCTGCTGCTCACGCTCGGGCGGTCCGGCGTGGGTCGTAGCGAGTCGGGCGTGGTCGCCCGGGCCGCCCGCCGGTGGGCCGACGTGCAGCGGCGCCGGATGGCGAGGTGGTACGGCGCGGAGATAGCGCCGCCGACGAGCGGCGCGTCCGCGCTGGCCTTCGTCGCCACGCGCTGGCCGGTGGGGCTGCTCGGCGGCATGGTCCTGCTGTGCGCCTTGATAGGTGGGGGCTATGCCTCGCTGCTGCTGTGGGGCTGGGCCGCGGTCGATCTGAGCAGATGGCCGATGACCATGGGCGTCTCCGGCTTCGGCGGGTTGTTCCTGCTGTTCCTGGCCGCTCAGGGGGTAGGGGCGGTGGCGCTGATGGACGAGCGCCTCGCGCGGCACTTCCTCGGCCCGAGCGCCCGCCAGCGCATGCAGCGCCGCATCGGGGAGCTGGCGGAGAGCCGTGCCGGTGTCGTGGAGGCGGTGCACGACGAGCGGCGCCGTATCGAGCGCGATCTGCACGACGGCGTCCAGCAGCGTCTGGTGGCACTGGGCATGCTGCTCGGCCGGGCCCGTCGCACGCCTGATCCGAAGAAGTCGGCGGCGCTGCTGCGCCAGGCGCACGAGGAGAGTCAGCAGGCGCTGGTGGAACTGCGGGAGGTGGCCTGGCGCGTGTATCCGGCGGCGCTGGACGAGGGCGGGCTCGCGGCGGCTCTGGAGACGGTCGCGGAGCGCGCCGCGATCCCGGTCCGCCTGGACTGCGAGCTGCGGGCCTCACCGCCGCCCACGGCCCAGGCCGTCGCGTACTTCGTGGCCGCCGAGGCCGTGACGAACGCGGTCAAGCACTCGGGCGCCAGCCTGGTCACGGTGCGTGCCGACGGCGCGGAGGGGGTGCTGCGGCTGCGGGTGGAGGACGACGGCCGTGGCGGCGCCGATCCGTCGGGCGGTGGGCTGCTCGGGCTGACGCGTCGGGTCGCGGCGCTCGACGGTACGTTCAGCGTGGCCAGTCCGGCCGGAGGCCCCACTGTCATCACCGCGGAGTTGCCATGCGTGTAA
- a CDS encoding LuxR C-terminal-related transcriptional regulator produces the protein MLADDSTLLREGLARLLADEGHEVTASVGDAQALLDAIAADPPDAAVVDVRMPPTHTDEGLRAALEIRRSWPGTGVLVLSQYVERRYATDLLTTATEGVGYLLKDRVVQVDEFLDALDRVGAGRTAFDPEVVRQLLTFSRHADPLARLTDREREVLGRMAQGHTNAAIAEQLHVSQSAVEKYVNAIFDKLELSSTSGYSRRVLAILRYLGS, from the coding sequence ATGCTCGCCGACGATTCGACGCTGCTGCGGGAGGGGCTCGCTCGACTCCTTGCGGACGAGGGGCACGAGGTGACGGCGTCCGTGGGCGATGCGCAGGCGCTGCTCGACGCGATCGCGGCCGATCCGCCGGACGCCGCGGTGGTGGATGTCCGGATGCCTCCGACGCACACGGACGAGGGTCTGCGTGCGGCCCTTGAGATCCGTCGGTCCTGGCCGGGCACAGGGGTCCTGGTGCTGTCCCAGTATGTGGAGCGGCGGTATGCGACGGACCTGTTGACCACCGCCACGGAGGGGGTGGGCTATCTCCTGAAGGACCGGGTGGTGCAGGTCGACGAGTTCTTGGACGCCCTGGACCGGGTGGGTGCGGGTCGTACGGCTTTCGACCCGGAGGTCGTGCGCCAGTTGCTGACGTTCAGCCGTCACGCCGATCCGCTGGCGCGGTTGACGGACCGGGAGCGCGAGGTGCTGGGGAGGATGGCGCAGGGGCATACGAACGCGGCGATCGCGGAGCAGCTGCACGTGTCGCAGAGCGCGGTGGAGAAGTATGTGAACGCGATCTTCGACAAGTTGGAGCTGTCGTCGACAAGCGGGTACAGCCGCAGGGTTCTGGCGATCCTGCGCTATCTGGGGTCGTGA
- the lysA gene encoding diaminopimelate decarboxylase: MTLADLPAARDHAAAPASAAPLDAAADPADDLTVWPHSTTRLPHGDLSVGGVALTEIADRFGTPAYLLDEADVRDRCRTYLHAFPNADVLYAAKAFLCRAMAHWVAEEGLGLDVCSAGELELAVTTGFPADRIVLHGNAKSPQDLHAALRLGVGRIVIDSASEIARLASAVPHGSRQKVLVRVVPGIAAGGHSKIRTGTEDQKFGLSITDGSAQHAIARILDQPGLELVGLHCHLGSQITTDKPYLCAVRRLVGLMARIKEHHGITLPELDLGGGHGIAYRPGEDALDITTLARKVRTELAESCAAAGLPVPRLVVEPGRAIAGPAGVALYRVLSVKRTSERTFVAVDGGMSDNPRPALYGVRYLPRLIGRRSTAAPATVTVVGRHCEAGDVLATDIQLPGDTHPGDLLAVPVAGAYHLSMASGYNLVGRPPVVAVEGGHARLLVRRESLEDIRSRDVGL, from the coding sequence ATGACCCTTGCCGACCTGCCCGCGGCCCGAGACCACGCCGCGGCCCCCGCATCCGCCGCGCCCCTGGACGCCGCGGCCGACCCCGCCGACGACCTGACGGTCTGGCCGCACTCCACGACGCGGCTCCCGCACGGCGACCTGTCCGTCGGCGGCGTGGCACTCACCGAGATAGCGGACCGCTTCGGCACCCCCGCCTACCTCCTGGACGAAGCCGACGTACGCGACCGCTGCCGCACCTATTTGCACGCCTTCCCCAACGCCGACGTGCTGTACGCGGCCAAGGCCTTCCTGTGCCGTGCCATGGCGCACTGGGTCGCGGAGGAGGGGCTCGGCCTCGACGTGTGCTCCGCGGGCGAGCTCGAACTCGCCGTCACCACCGGCTTCCCCGCCGACCGCATCGTCCTGCACGGCAACGCCAAGAGCCCGCAGGACCTGCACGCCGCCCTGCGGCTCGGCGTCGGGCGCATCGTCATCGACAGCGCGTCGGAGATCGCCCGGCTCGCCTCGGCCGTGCCCCACGGCAGCCGCCAGAAGGTCCTCGTACGCGTCGTCCCGGGCATCGCCGCGGGTGGCCACAGCAAGATCCGCACCGGCACCGAGGACCAGAAGTTCGGCCTGTCCATCACCGACGGCTCCGCCCAGCACGCCATCGCCCGCATCCTGGACCAGCCCGGGCTCGAACTGGTCGGGCTGCACTGCCACTTGGGCTCGCAGATCACCACGGACAAGCCGTACCTGTGCGCCGTGCGCCGGCTCGTCGGCCTGATGGCGCGCATCAAGGAGCACCACGGCATCACCCTGCCCGAACTGGACCTCGGCGGCGGCCACGGCATCGCCTACCGCCCCGGCGAGGACGCGCTCGACATCACCACGCTGGCCCGCAAGGTGCGCACCGAACTCGCCGAGAGCTGCGCGGCGGCCGGCCTCCCCGTGCCCCGTCTGGTCGTCGAGCCCGGCCGCGCCATCGCGGGACCCGCCGGTGTCGCCCTCTACCGCGTCCTGTCCGTGAAGCGCACCAGCGAGCGGACCTTCGTCGCCGTCGACGGTGGCATGAGCGACAACCCGCGCCCCGCGCTGTACGGAGTGCGCTATCTGCCGCGCCTCATCGGACGCCGCTCCACCGCCGCGCCCGCCACCGTCACCGTCGTCGGCCGGCACTGCGAAGCCGGGGACGTCCTCGCCACCGACATCCAACTGCCCGGCGACACCCACCCTGGCGATCTGCTCGCCGTGCCCGTCGCGGGCGCCTACCACCTGTCGATGGCCTCCGGCTACAACCTCGTCGGCCGCCCGCCGGTCGTCGCCGTCGAAGGCGGCCACGCCCGGCTCCTGGTGCGCCGCGAGTCCCTTGAGGACATCCGCAGCCGGGACGTCGGCCTCTAG
- a CDS encoding SAV_915 family protein → MTQPLVCGEDPEPAERGPAGPLFVPVRPGPAGFVARLFRTPVGGRTAVAFTSEERLTATLGARQPRIRLSEPALRALTEPLGVTRVTVDPRLTSDAPVTSTARASSAPQVTSAPRVTSASRVTSAPPAVSVPPVAVPSVGAPSSRRPARRREWDPQTVGALRVTGAAALVGALTAWIG, encoded by the coding sequence CCGGACCGCTGTTCGTACCCGTCCGGCCGGGACCCGCGGGCTTCGTCGCCCGCCTGTTCCGCACACCCGTCGGCGGCCGCACCGCCGTCGCCTTCACCTCCGAGGAGCGGCTGACCGCCACGCTCGGCGCCCGCCAGCCCCGCATCCGCCTCTCCGAACCGGCGCTGCGCGCCCTCACCGAACCCCTGGGCGTCACCCGGGTCACCGTCGACCCGCGGCTCACCTCCGACGCACCGGTCACCTCCACAGCCCGGGCCTCCTCCGCGCCGCAGGTCACCTCCGCACCGCGGGTCACTTCCGCATCGCGGGTCACTTCCGCACCTCCGGCCGTTTCCGTACCGCCGGTCGCCGTGCCGTCCGTCGGCGCCCCTTCGTCCCGCCGCCCCGCGCGCCGGCGGGAGTGGGATCCGCAGACCGTGGGTGCGCTGCGGGTCACCGGGGCCGCCGCCCTGGTCGGCGCGCTGACCGCCTGGATCGGCTGA